Proteins encoded by one window of Methylovirgula ligni:
- a CDS encoding glycosyltransferase, with translation MRSKPVFFDPTGKRAVRLSWSLRIALTTVLVIGVAFVVLLFANNAPLSTSLEGSAETLFRPPVAATVSRHSLQKSATRVAAELRGKERDVARLNYLKGQTQSRPQEASGPVPGRSLSIGFYANWDQTSFSALEKDLPHLDWVIPTWLSVKGDDIGIRNDLDHRGLEAIRDQDPDKPIFPLLQNSVDGKWDSVGLAKWLADPVKRAARLKEIIDFLDFNQCQGLTVDFEEMPDSAQADLQTFLKEMSAAFKPRGWKILLSVPFDDDSWDYAAYSKITDYLILMAYDEHWETGTPGPVASQGWYEKLLDQRMKDLDPDHTIVAIGNYGYDWSKPGVQAEDVTFPDVARIARMQASSIDFDADAENPHFTYKDNAGQAHNVWFLDAVSAFNEVHAADIYRPAGYAVWRLGAEDPSIWTVLGRPYDSAAPEALKAIPATQEVYFQNQGEILHVAAQPSSGQRVYELDPETGDIVDENYETLPSSFVIQRFGSQPKKIALTFDDGPDPTWTPQILDILKAKHVEATFFIIGENAGASPDIVEREYEEGHDVGNHTFTHPNVIELPLSMAKLEINATRRLFEAITGHSMRLFRAPFMGDSDPTTMDELVPVALAQSMGFVSVGLRIDPDDWLRPPAQTIVDRILKQVSDPDPDNVGNVILLHDAGGDRSETIKALPELIDALRARGFQFVTASQLAGLTREQAMPALPPGMFEPLINRSVFYTLGWSQHLLQGMFIGAIWLGFARVLFLSGLGLIHRIREARRPKPFFEGALPQVSVIIPAHNEAAVIAQSVERILSSTYPGLEVIIIDDGSTDGTSAIVQRDFGHNPAVKLLTVPNGGKANAINQGLAQARGSIIVALDADTLFEKDTIANLTRWFVDPAVGAVAGNAKVGNRINTITKWQALEYISAQNLERRALVTLGCMTVVPGAVGAWRREALEKLGRFPTNTLAEDQDLTISVQKAGYSVVFDSEAVAWTEAPDTFQGLIRQRFRWAYGTLQCLWKHRDVTFRPRFGTLGLIAMPQVWLFQVLLTVMAPLVDFMLVWQILHTGLDYLQHRNQFNPDNLLITLVYFGIFMATDFLAVALAFVIEGKENWRLMLWLGLQRIGYRQILYYVVVKSVITALLGPLVGWNKLDRKATVSMPAE, from the coding sequence ATGCGGTCCAAACCAGTCTTTTTCGATCCTACCGGCAAGCGCGCGGTGCGCCTGTCCTGGTCACTTCGCATCGCCCTGACGACAGTCTTGGTGATCGGCGTTGCATTTGTCGTTTTGCTTTTCGCAAATAATGCGCCGCTCAGCACCAGTCTCGAAGGCTCGGCGGAGACCCTGTTCCGGCCGCCGGTGGCCGCAACCGTCAGCCGCCATTCGCTGCAGAAGTCCGCCACCCGCGTCGCCGCCGAATTGCGCGGCAAAGAGCGCGACGTGGCGCGACTCAACTACCTCAAGGGTCAGACCCAATCGCGGCCGCAGGAGGCCTCGGGGCCGGTGCCGGGGCGCAGCCTTTCGATCGGCTTTTACGCCAATTGGGACCAGACCTCCTTCTCGGCGCTCGAGAAGGATTTGCCGCACCTCGACTGGGTCATCCCGACATGGCTCAGCGTGAAGGGCGACGATATCGGCATCCGTAACGATCTCGATCATCGCGGCCTCGAAGCGATTCGCGACCAGGACCCGGACAAGCCGATCTTTCCGCTGCTGCAGAATTCCGTCGACGGGAAGTGGGATAGCGTCGGCTTGGCCAAATGGCTCGCCGATCCGGTCAAACGCGCCGCGCGGCTGAAGGAGATTATCGACTTTCTCGACTTCAACCAGTGCCAGGGGCTGACGGTCGACTTCGAAGAAATGCCGGACAGCGCCCAGGCCGACCTGCAGACTTTTCTCAAGGAAATGTCCGCCGCCTTCAAACCGCGCGGCTGGAAGATTTTGCTTTCGGTGCCGTTCGACGACGATTCCTGGGACTATGCCGCCTATTCGAAAATCACCGATTACCTGATCCTGATGGCCTACGACGAGCATTGGGAAACAGGCACTCCCGGTCCTGTCGCCAGCCAGGGCTGGTACGAGAAACTGCTCGACCAGCGGATGAAGGATCTCGATCCCGATCATACGATCGTGGCGATCGGCAATTACGGCTATGATTGGAGCAAGCCCGGCGTGCAGGCCGAGGATGTGACCTTCCCGGACGTGGCGCGAATCGCGCGGATGCAGGCGAGCAGCATCGATTTCGACGCCGACGCCGAGAACCCGCATTTCACTTACAAGGACAATGCGGGGCAGGCGCATAACGTCTGGTTCCTCGACGCCGTCTCCGCTTTCAACGAGGTTCACGCCGCCGACATCTACCGGCCCGCGGGCTATGCGGTGTGGCGCCTGGGCGCGGAAGATCCTTCCATCTGGACGGTGCTCGGCCGGCCTTACGATTCGGCCGCTCCCGAGGCGTTGAAAGCAATTCCCGCCACCCAGGAAGTCTATTTCCAGAATCAAGGCGAAATCCTGCACGTTGCGGCACAGCCCTCGAGCGGCCAGCGTGTCTACGAGTTGGACCCCGAGACGGGCGACATCGTCGATGAGAACTATGAAACTCTGCCGTCCTCGTTCGTCATCCAGCGCTTCGGTTCCCAGCCAAAAAAAATTGCGCTGACCTTCGACGACGGGCCAGACCCCACCTGGACGCCGCAGATTCTCGACATCCTGAAGGCAAAGCACGTCGAAGCCACCTTTTTCATCATCGGTGAAAATGCCGGTGCCTCGCCGGATATTGTCGAGCGCGAATACGAGGAAGGCCACGACGTCGGCAACCACACGTTCACGCATCCGAACGTCATTGAACTGCCGCTCAGCATGGCCAAGCTCGAGATCAATGCCACGCGGCGGCTGTTCGAGGCGATCACCGGCCATTCGATGCGGCTGTTCCGGGCGCCCTTCATGGGCGATTCCGACCCGACGACGATGGACGAGCTCGTACCAGTTGCACTTGCGCAAAGCATGGGCTTCGTCAGCGTCGGCTTGCGTATCGATCCGGACGATTGGCTGCGGCCGCCGGCGCAGACGATCGTCGACCGCATCCTGAAGCAGGTCTCCGATCCCGATCCGGACAATGTCGGTAATGTCATCCTGCTGCATGATGCCGGCGGCGACCGGAGCGAAACCATCAAGGCTCTGCCGGAACTGATCGACGCCTTGCGGGCGCGCGGCTTTCAGTTTGTCACGGCCTCCCAACTCGCCGGGCTGACGCGCGAACAGGCGATGCCGGCGCTGCCGCCAGGCATGTTCGAGCCGCTGATCAACCGCTCGGTGTTTTATACGCTCGGCTGGTCGCAGCATCTGCTGCAGGGCATGTTCATCGGCGCGATCTGGCTCGGCTTTGCGCGCGTGCTGTTTCTCTCCGGTCTTGGCCTTATTCATCGCATCCGCGAGGCACGGCGGCCCAAGCCGTTCTTTGAAGGCGCGCTGCCTCAGGTCAGCGTCATCATCCCGGCGCATAACGAAGCTGCGGTCATCGCCCAATCGGTCGAACGCATTCTGAGCAGCACCTATCCTGGTCTTGAAGTGATCATCATCGACGACGGCTCGACCGATGGGACATCTGCAATCGTTCAGCGCGACTTCGGCCATAACCCGGCGGTCAAGCTCCTGACGGTTCCCAACGGCGGCAAGGCCAATGCGATCAACCAGGGCCTCGCGCAGGCCAGGGGCTCGATCATCGTCGCGCTCGACGCCGACACCTTGTTCGAGAAGGATACGATCGCGAACCTGACCCGCTGGTTCGTCGATCCGGCCGTCGGCGCGGTCGCCGGCAACGCCAAGGTCGGCAACCGCATCAACACGATCACCAAGTGGCAGGCGCTCGAATATATCAGCGCGCAGAATCTGGAGCGCCGCGCGCTCGTCACTCTGGGCTGCATGACGGTCGTGCCCGGCGCGGTCGGCGCCTGGCGGCGCGAGGCGCTGGAGAAGCTCGGGCGCTTCCCGACCAATACGCTCGCCGAAGATCAGGATTTGACGATCTCCGTGCAGAAGGCGGGTTATAGCGTCGTCTTCGACAGCGAGGCCGTCGCCTGGACCGAGGCACCGGACACGTTCCAGGGCTTGATCCGCCAGCGCTTCCGTTGGGCCTATGGCACGCTGCAATGCCTGTGGAAGCACCGCGACGTGACCTTCCGTCCGCGCTTCGGCACGCTCGGCCTCATTGCCATGCCGCAGGTGTGGCTGTTCCAGGTTCTGCTGACGGTGATGGCGCCGCTCGTCGATTTCATGCTCGTCTGGCAGATACTGCACACGGGGCTCGACTATCTGCAGCATCGCAATCAGTTCAATCCCGACAATCTGCTCATCACGCTTGTCTATTTCGGGATCTTCATGGCGACGGACTTCCTGGCCGTCGCGCTGGCCTTCGTCATCGAGGGCAAGGAGAACTGGCGGCTGATGCTGTGGCTCGGCCTGCAGCGGATCGGCTACCGGCAGATCCTCTATTATGTCGTAGTGAAATCGGTCATCACCGCGCTGCTGGGACCGCTCGTCGGCTGGAACAAGCTCGACCGCAAGGCGACCGTCTCCATGCCGGCGGAGTAG
- a CDS encoding GFA family protein codes for MLKLFCLCGQVRIQVPKRPDFINECNCTFCSKSGARWAYFHPSEVAIEGTTKGYSREDKDDPAAEIQFCANCGSTTHFILTASAISKFGNVQMGVNMRLADDKDLAGIELRYPDGRAWPGKGGFGYVQEARIIGQ; via the coding sequence ATGCTGAAACTCTTCTGTCTCTGCGGCCAGGTCCGCATCCAAGTCCCAAAGCGACCGGATTTCATCAACGAGTGCAACTGCACCTTCTGCAGCAAGTCGGGCGCTCGCTGGGCCTATTTTCATCCCTCGGAAGTCGCCATTGAAGGAACGACGAAGGGATATAGTCGGGAAGACAAGGACGACCCGGCCGCAGAAATCCAGTTCTGTGCAAATTGTGGTTCAACGACGCACTTTATTCTGACCGCAAGCGCCATATCGAAGTTCGGGAACGTCCAAATGGGCGTTAATATGCGTCTGGCGGACGATAAGGATCTCGCCGGAATAGAATTGCGCTATCCTGACGGACGAGCTTGGCCCGGCAAGGGCGGCTTCGGCTACGTGCAGGAGGCTCGTATCATTGGCCAATGA
- the parE gene encoding DNA topoisomerase IV subunit B, translating into MAHNGDLFGATPRKQTSGKPAASRTGGTPGEAGYTAASIEVLEGLEPVRRRPGMYIGGTDEAALHHLFAEVLDNSMDEAVAGHATFIDVTVEADGTLAVADNGRGIPVDPHPKFPKKSALEVIMTTLHAGGKFDSGAYQTSGGLHGVGVSVVNALSERLEVEVARGQMLYRQVFERGAPKGKLEQLGKIANRRGTKVRFKPDEQIFGKGAKFKPARLFRMARAKAYLFGGVEIRWHCAPQLLDAASDIPAEAVFHFPGGLKDYLAQDIKDKETVADLAFTGRVEKPGGHGSLEWAVTWLTEDDGFIHSYCNTIPTPDGGTHEAGLRSALLRGLKDHAERIGQAKRAAVLTGEDVMVSCAALISVFLREPEFQGQNKGRLMTAEATRIVDATLRDAFDHWLAASPSVATKLLDFTIERAEERLRRRAERDVARKSAGRKLRLPGKLADCSNNATQGSELFIVEGDSAGGSAKQARDRINQAILPLRGKILNVASATKDKLTANQQLSDLVQALGCGTGAHYREDELRYDKIIIMTDADVDGAHIASLLITFFYRQTPKLIEEGHLFLSVPPLYRLTQGTTHVYARDDAHRDELVKNVLTGRAKIEVSRFKGLGEMPAAQLKETTMDPKSRTLLRVIIMPDDQEETADSVERLMGNKPEARFAFIQERAAFATDLVVV; encoded by the coding sequence ATGGCCCATAACGGCGACTTGTTCGGCGCGACACCCCGCAAGCAGACTTCCGGTAAGCCGGCGGCTTCGCGCACCGGCGGCACGCCCGGCGAGGCCGGCTACACCGCTGCCTCAATCGAGGTTCTCGAAGGGCTGGAGCCCGTCCGCCGCCGGCCGGGCATGTACATCGGCGGCACGGACGAGGCGGCGCTCCACCACCTCTTCGCCGAGGTGCTGGACAATTCGATGGATGAGGCGGTCGCGGGCCACGCGACCTTCATCGACGTGACGGTTGAGGCGGACGGCACTCTCGCGGTTGCGGACAACGGCCGCGGCATCCCCGTCGATCCGCATCCGAAATTCCCGAAGAAGTCGGCGCTCGAAGTCATCATGACGACGCTGCACGCGGGCGGTAAATTCGATTCCGGCGCCTATCAGACCTCCGGCGGCCTGCACGGCGTCGGCGTTTCGGTCGTCAATGCCTTATCCGAGCGGCTGGAAGTCGAGGTCGCGCGCGGCCAGATGCTCTATCGTCAGGTCTTTGAGCGCGGCGCGCCCAAGGGCAAGCTCGAACAGCTCGGCAAGATCGCCAACCGGCGCGGCACGAAAGTGCGCTTCAAGCCGGATGAGCAGATTTTCGGCAAGGGCGCGAAGTTCAAACCAGCGCGGCTCTTCCGCATGGCACGGGCGAAAGCCTATCTCTTCGGCGGCGTCGAAATCCGCTGGCATTGCGCACCGCAATTGCTTGATGCCGCGAGCGATATCCCGGCCGAGGCGGTGTTTCACTTTCCCGGCGGTCTCAAGGACTATCTCGCGCAGGACATCAAGGACAAGGAAACCGTCGCCGACCTGGCCTTCACCGGCAGGGTTGAAAAGCCCGGCGGCCACGGTTCGCTCGAATGGGCGGTCACCTGGCTCACCGAGGATGACGGCTTCATCCATTCCTATTGCAACACGATCCCGACCCCCGACGGCGGCACGCATGAGGCGGGCCTGCGCAGCGCGCTTCTGCGCGGCCTGAAGGACCATGCCGAGCGCATCGGCCAAGCCAAGCGCGCGGCGGTGCTGACCGGCGAGGATGTGATGGTCTCCTGTGCCGCGCTCATCTCGGTCTTTCTGCGTGAGCCGGAGTTTCAGGGCCAGAACAAGGGCCGGCTGATGACGGCGGAGGCGACCCGCATCGTCGATGCGACGCTGCGCGACGCCTTCGACCATTGGCTGGCCGCGTCGCCGTCGGTGGCGACGAAGCTGCTCGACTTCACCATCGAGCGCGCCGAGGAGCGGCTGCGCCGCCGCGCCGAGCGCGATGTCGCCCGCAAGAGCGCCGGGCGCAAACTGCGGCTCCCGGGAAAGCTCGCAGATTGCTCGAACAATGCCACGCAAGGCTCTGAACTCTTTATCGTTGAGGGCGATTCGGCGGGGGGATCGGCGAAGCAGGCGCGCGACCGCATCAATCAGGCCATCCTCCCCCTGCGCGGCAAGATTCTCAACGTCGCCAGCGCGACAAAGGACAAGCTCACCGCCAATCAGCAATTGAGCGATCTGGTGCAGGCGCTCGGCTGCGGAACCGGCGCGCACTACCGCGAAGACGAGCTGCGCTACGACAAGATCATCATCATGACCGACGCCGACGTGGACGGCGCCCATATCGCCTCGCTGCTCATCACCTTCTTCTACCGGCAGACGCCCAAACTGATCGAGGAAGGTCATCTGTTCCTCAGCGTGCCGCCGCTCTATCGGCTGACGCAGGGCACGACCCATGTCTATGCCCGCGACGACGCCCACCGCGACGAACTCGTCAAGAACGTGCTGACCGGCAGGGCCAAGATCGAAGTCAGCCGCTTCAAGGGCCTCGGCGAAATGCCGGCGGCGCAGTTGAAGGAAACGACGATGGATCCGAAGAGCCGCACGCTGCTGCGCGTCATCATCATGCCGGACGATCAGGAAGAGACAGCGGATTCGGTCGAACGGCTGATGGGCAACAAGCCCGAGGCGCGCTTCGCCTTTATCCAGGAACGGGCCGCCTTCGCCACCGATCTCGTCGTCGTCTGA
- a CDS encoding phosphotransferase family protein, which yields MTKSKLEKLRAAILRAFPHLVTGTFKLITDGWDSAAVDVDGKLIFKFPRSKAARKALRREAAILAIARPALSLAVPDLQLHKGPPLFSSHLKLKGRQIEAEDYARLPEAARQRLGEDLARFYAELHGLDPVLMKAAGAEPVSDWHEAETIRENALPLLSHKLRRVARHVIEAHERLPPDPHGLIFGFFDGHGWNMAFDRKRERLRGVYDFADSGFGPLHEDFTYSNAISSDLTSKIVSAYEKLTGRTLDRRRIDILTGYHHLSELADFAEDIGRAKDMRRNFKAWAKEHADFSA from the coding sequence ATGACCAAATCAAAGCTCGAAAAACTCCGTGCCGCGATCCTGCGCGCCTTTCCCCACCTCGTGACGGGCACATTCAAGCTCATTACGGACGGTTGGGATTCGGCCGCCGTCGATGTCGATGGCAAGCTGATCTTCAAGTTTCCGCGCAGCAAGGCCGCGCGCAAGGCGCTGCGCCGCGAGGCCGCGATTCTTGCGATCGCACGCCCTGCCCTTTCGCTCGCCGTCCCGGATTTGCAGCTTCACAAGGGTCCGCCGCTCTTTTCGAGCCATTTGAAGCTCAAAGGCCGGCAGATCGAGGCGGAGGATTACGCCAGGCTGCCGGAGGCCGCGCGTCAGCGCCTTGGCGAAGACCTCGCCCGTTTTTATGCCGAGTTGCACGGTCTCGACCCGGTTCTCATGAAAGCCGCCGGCGCCGAGCCTGTCTCGGATTGGCATGAGGCAGAGACTATCCGCGAGAATGCCCTGCCGCTTCTGTCCCACAAGCTTCGACGCGTTGCGCGACATGTCATCGAGGCGCACGAAAGGCTCCCGCCCGATCCCCATGGCCTGATCTTCGGCTTCTTCGATGGCCACGGCTGGAACATGGCTTTTGATCGCAAGAGGGAACGGCTGAGAGGCGTCTATGATTTTGCCGATTCCGGCTTCGGCCCCCTGCATGAGGATTTCACCTATTCGAACGCCATTTCGTCGGACCTCACTAGCAAGATCGTTTCGGCCTATGAAAAGCTGACCGGCCGGACGCTCGACCGCCGGCGGATCGACATCCTGACTGGCTATCACCATCTTTCAGAACTGGCTGATTTTGCTGAAGACATCGGCCGGGCGAAGGATATGCGGCGCAATTTCAAAGCCTGGGCAAAGGAACATGCTGATTTTTCAGCATAA
- a CDS encoding class I SAM-dependent methyltransferase yields MSKIGTRVLPQNLLNKVKQARPVYTVARRVRFAIGERLGARPVAGLTGRVHYNDFMLASADPQTVASYRDGANRFVDVLQRSVVEAGRTWDSLEAVLEVGCGYGRIIRELVKRLPASRISVSDVIDGGARFTAAEFGVHKLLPIELAGRQLSGRFDLIYLLSVYTHLPRELVEANLRGVAEALKPGGIAVVTIHGQASAETAERYDQYWLDKARVLQALARDGYYYERYPYYYDEYGLTWFTEAAFAKLAAEAAPQLVRIAYHPADLDAHQDVVVFRKI; encoded by the coding sequence ATGTCGAAAATTGGCACTCGCGTTCTTCCGCAGAATCTTCTCAACAAGGTCAAACAGGCGCGCCCTGTTTACACTGTGGCGCGGCGAGTCCGCTTTGCTATTGGTGAACGGCTTGGGGCGCGGCCGGTCGCGGGCCTCACCGGCCGCGTCCACTACAACGATTTCATGCTGGCGTCGGCCGATCCGCAAACGGTCGCGAGCTATCGTGACGGCGCCAACAGGTTCGTTGACGTTCTTCAGCGCTCCGTTGTCGAAGCCGGCCGCACATGGGACTCGCTTGAGGCGGTGCTCGAAGTCGGCTGCGGCTATGGCCGTATTATCCGGGAACTCGTGAAGCGCCTGCCCGCGTCCCGCATCTCAGTTTCGGATGTAATCGACGGCGGAGCGCGTTTCACGGCGGCGGAATTCGGAGTTCACAAACTTCTGCCCATCGAACTGGCCGGCCGCCAGTTGAGCGGTCGCTTCGATCTCATCTATTTGCTTTCGGTCTATACACATCTGCCCCGCGAACTGGTCGAGGCAAACCTGCGCGGCGTCGCCGAGGCGCTGAAACCCGGCGGCATCGCTGTTGTGACCATTCACGGACAAGCCTCGGCCGAAACAGCCGAGCGCTACGATCAATATTGGCTCGACAAGGCGCGCGTGCTTCAGGCGTTGGCGCGCGATGGCTATTATTACGAGCGTTATCCTTATTATTATGACGAATATGGGCTAACTTGGTTCACCGAGGCGGCTTTCGCTAAGCTCGCCGCCGAAGCTGCGCCCCAACTCGTCCGGATCGCCTATCACCCCGCGGACCTTGACGCGCATCAGGATGTAGTCGTTTTCCGTAAGATCTGA
- a CDS encoding class I SAM-dependent methyltransferase, whose amino-acid sequence MAEINAQRDIRCLIADLGYPADWNWAWDNYKPTIIALTREYGLKRHLEIGGGRDPLFMPDEVEALGFDVTLNDISAKELALAPSGYAKVQCDIAAADAPEILGKERYDLVYCRMVMEHVSDVARMWRNIHAVLAPGGMALSFFPTLYAPPFALNRMIPENLSRPLLEFIDPDRVPDGDNPKFPAYYDHCFSDEAKLTPMLRTAGFSDITILPFWGYSYFWKFPILKQVDAAFTRLAQARDWRAVSSFAYVIVRK is encoded by the coding sequence ATGGCTGAGATCAACGCACAACGGGACATTCGCTGCCTTATCGCCGATCTCGGCTATCCGGCGGATTGGAACTGGGCCTGGGACAATTACAAGCCGACGATCATCGCATTGACGCGCGAATACGGGCTGAAGCGCCATCTTGAAATCGGCGGAGGGCGCGATCCGCTGTTCATGCCGGACGAGGTCGAAGCATTGGGCTTTGACGTGACGCTCAACGACATTTCAGCGAAGGAACTCGCGCTCGCGCCATCTGGCTACGCCAAGGTTCAATGCGATATCGCCGCTGCCGATGCGCCGGAGATTCTCGGCAAAGAGCGTTACGATCTCGTCTATTGCCGCATGGTGATGGAGCATGTTTCGGACGTCGCCCGGATGTGGCGCAATATCCATGCGGTGCTGGCGCCGGGTGGCATGGCCCTCAGCTTCTTTCCGACGCTCTATGCGCCGCCCTTCGCGCTCAACCGCATGATCCCGGAAAATCTGTCGCGTCCGCTGCTCGAATTCATCGATCCCGATCGCGTGCCTGATGGCGACAATCCAAAGTTTCCCGCTTATTACGATCATTGTTTCAGCGATGAAGCGAAGCTCACGCCGATGCTCCGGACCGCAGGCTTTTCGGATATCACCATCTTGCCGTTCTGGGGCTATAGCTATTTTTGGAAATTTCCGATCCTGAAGCAGGTCGACGCGGCCTTCACCCGCTTGGCGCAGGCGCGCGATTGGCGCGCCGTGTCAAGCTTCGCTTATGTGATCGTGAGAAAATAG
- the glnA gene encoding type I glutamate--ammonia ligase, with the protein MTTANDVLKLIKDRDIKYVDFRFTDPRGKWQHVTFDISLIGPETFTEGQMFDGSSIAGWKAINESDMNLLPDPNSAAVDPFFAAPTLSIVCDVLEPTTGQPYNRDPRGIAKKAEAYLGASGVGDTVYFGPEAEFFVFDDVRYSVDPYKTGFELDSIEFPTNSDTPYEGGNLGHRVRTKGGYFPVPPQDSAQDMRSEMLSAMAAMGAKVEKHHHEVASAQHELGLKFGPLTQMADHLQIYKYCIHQVAQSYGKTATFMPKPIYGDNGSGMHVHQSIWKGGKPLFAGNKYSDLSEDCLYYIGGIIRHARALNAFTNPSTNSYKRLVPGFEAPVLLAYSARNRSASCRIPYTSNPKAKRVETRFPDPTANPYLAFSALLLAGLDGIANKIDPGPAMDKDLYDLPPRELKKIPTVCGSLREALQNLDKDRTFLKAGGVFDDDFIDSYIELKTAEVQRFEMTPHPVEFEMYYSL; encoded by the coding sequence ATGACCACAGCCAATGACGTGCTGAAGTTAATCAAGGACAGGGACATCAAATACGTGGATTTCCGTTTCACGGATCCGCGCGGCAAGTGGCAGCATGTGACGTTTGATATTTCCCTCATCGGGCCTGAGACCTTTACGGAAGGCCAGATGTTCGATGGCTCCTCGATTGCCGGCTGGAAAGCGATCAACGAGTCGGACATGAACCTGCTGCCGGACCCGAATTCGGCGGCGGTCGATCCCTTCTTCGCCGCCCCGACCTTATCGATCGTCTGCGACGTTCTGGAGCCGACGACGGGCCAGCCCTATAACCGCGATCCGCGCGGCATTGCCAAGAAGGCGGAAGCCTATCTCGGCGCGAGCGGCGTTGGCGATACCGTCTATTTCGGACCGGAGGCGGAATTCTTCGTTTTCGACGACGTGCGCTATTCGGTTGATCCCTACAAGACCGGCTTCGAACTCGATTCGATCGAGTTCCCGACGAATTCGGACACGCCCTATGAGGGCGGCAACCTCGGCCACCGCGTCCGCACCAAGGGCGGCTATTTCCCGGTACCGCCGCAGGACTCGGCGCAGGACATGCGCAGCGAGATGCTGTCGGCGATGGCCGCGATGGGCGCCAAGGTCGAGAAGCATCACCACGAAGTCGCCTCGGCGCAGCATGAGCTGGGCCTCAAGTTCGGCCCGCTGACGCAGATGGCCGACCACCTGCAAATCTATAAGTACTGTATTCATCAGGTCGCGCAGAGCTACGGCAAGACCGCGACCTTCATGCCCAAGCCCATCTACGGCGACAACGGCTCGGGCATGCATGTGCATCAATCGATCTGGAAGGGCGGCAAGCCGCTGTTCGCCGGCAACAAATATTCCGATCTGTCGGAGGATTGCCTCTATTACATCGGCGGCATCATCCGCCATGCGCGGGCCTTGAACGCCTTCACCAATCCGTCGACGAATTCCTACAAGCGTCTGGTGCCGGGCTTCGAGGCGCCGGTTCTGCTCGCCTATTCGGCGCGTAACCGCTCGGCCTCGTGCCGCATTCCCTATACGTCGAATCCGAAGGCCAAGCGTGTCGAGACGCGGTTCCCTGACCCGACCGCAAACCCCTATCTCGCTTTCTCGGCCTTGCTGCTGGCGGGTCTCGACGGCATCGCCAACAAGATCGATCCGGGCCCGGCGATGGACAAGGATCTCTATGATCTGCCGCCGCGGGAATTGAAGAAAATCCCGACGGTGTGCGGCAGCCTGCGCGAAGCTCTGCAGAACCTCGACAAGGATCGCACCTTCCTCAAGGCCGGCGGCGTCTTCGATGACGATTTCATCGATTCCTATATCGAGCTGAAGACGGCCGAAGTGCAGCGTTTCGAGATGACGCCCCACCCTGTTGAGTTTGAAATGTACTATTCGCTCTAG
- a CDS encoding P-II family nitrogen regulator, translated as MKKIEAIIKPFKLDDVKEALHAAGVSGITVTEAKGFGRQKGHTELYRGAEYFVDFLPKVKVEVVLPDPIVEQAVEAIRKAALTGRIGDGKIFVSNIESAVRIRTGEKGLDAI; from the coding sequence ATGAAAAAAATCGAAGCGATCATAAAGCCGTTCAAACTGGACGATGTGAAAGAGGCGCTGCACGCTGCGGGCGTTTCCGGCATCACGGTTACTGAAGCCAAGGGCTTCGGCCGGCAGAAGGGTCATACCGAGCTCTACCGCGGCGCTGAATATTTCGTCGATTTTCTGCCCAAGGTGAAAGTCGAAGTGGTGCTGCCGGACCCCATCGTCGAGCAGGCTGTCGAGGCGATCCGCAAGGCGGCGCTGACCGGGCGCATCGGCGACGGCAAGATTTTCGTCTCCAATATCGAGAGTGCGGTCCGCATCCGCACCGGCGAAAAGGGGCTGGACGCGATCTGA